The genomic DNA TAACACCATCATAATTACAAGTTATAGTTCCGGCACCAATATTTGTGTTTTCACCAACTTGAGCATCCCCTAGATAAGTTAAATGTCCCGCTTTTACTCCTTTTTCAAGAGTAGATTTTTTAACTTCAACAAAATTTCCAATGTGTACAGATTCTTTAAGATGAGATTTAGGTCTTAAGTGTGCAAAAGGCCCCATAGTTACACCATCTTCTAGTATACTATCTTCGATAACTGAACTTTCTATTTTTACATTATTTTTAATTTTACTATTAATTATTCTAGTTGTTCCTAATATTTCGCAATTTTCACCGATAACTGTATCTCCTTGAATAATTGCTCCAGGATAGATAACAGTATCTTTTCCAATTTTAACATTTTCTTCAATATATGTATTAGTAGGATCTATTAAGATAACACCATCTTCCATAAGTGAAATATTTTTTCTATCTCTCAAGATATTTCCAGCTTGAGCAAGTTCTACTTTTGAGTTTACTCCTAATATTTCCATACTATCTTCAAGAATAAAACTTCGAACTTTTTTATTTTCATTTACTTGTATTCCAATAACGTCTGTAAGGTAGTATTCACCTTTTTCGTTATTATTATTAATTTTATTAAGTGCTTTAAAAAGTTCTTTAGAATTAAAGCAATATACTCCAGCATTGACTTCTTTAATTTTTTTAACTTCGTCATTAGCTTCTTTTTCTTCAACAATAGCTTTTACTAAACCATTTTCTTTAACAATTCTTCCATATCCAAATGGATTTTCATAAATAGAAGTTAGTATAGTAGTTACAGCACCACTATCTTTATGAAAATTATAAAGTTTTTTAAGTGTTTCTGGTTTTAATAGCGGAGTATCACCGCAAACTACCATAACATCTCCATCATAATCTTTAAGTTTATCTTTTGCTTGAATAACTGCATGTCCTGTTCCTAACTGTTCATTTTGAAGTACATAGCTTGAATTCTCTCCAACAACTTTTAAGACTTCTTCTTTCTTATATCCTAAAATAAGAATATTTTCTGTAGATCCAATTTCTTCTAGAACAGTAATAATTTTTGAAATCATAGGAATTCCATTAACTTTATGTACAATTTTTGGAATGTTAGATTTCATTCTTGTACCTTTACCAGCTGCTAAAATCAATGTTTTTAAATTCATAAGAGTCTCCTTTTAACTCAGACTTCACAAATTACATTCCAAGTAAACACAGTAATATGCACAAGCCTGATTATATCATATTTGAATAATTAATTCAAGATTAAGATCAATCTTTTATTAATTTTTCATAAGCTTCATTTATTTCTTTTAATCTATTTTCATGATACTCTTTTTCACTAGGATTATTTGCAAACTTATCAGGATGATGTTGTTTAACAAGATCTCTATAAGCTTTTTTTATATCTTCTTTTGAAGCACCTTCAGGGACTCCTAAAACTTGATAATATTTAGTTAAATTTTCAGTATATCCAAAAGGATTATTTTGATTTGAATATCCACTATTTTGTTGATACCCACCATAAGTTCCTCCAGCTCTACGGAAAAACTCTTCAAAATCTTGAGTATTAGAACTACTCCAATAATAGGTATTTCTATTTGAACGTGGACGATTTTTATTGAGTAGATACCAAACTACTGCCATAATAACTATTGGTACAAAAAAGTATCCAATAAATAAAATTGCAATAAAAAGTAAACCAAGTACAGGTAAAAAAGCTATAGCTCTGTTTACCCCTGTGTTGAAAGCTAAAAGAATAAATATGATCAACACTATTAAAAATGCGGTACTAACCATTATTTGTCTCCTTATAATTACTATTATCTAAGTTGTGATTTTAAACTCTCTATTTTATTTTTAATTTCTTTATTTCTAGGATCGATTTCATATGCTATAATATATTCTTTTAAAGCTCTTTGAAATAAGCCCATTTGCTCATATTTTTGAGCGAAATCAACATGAGCTTTGTATATATCAAAGTTTAAGAAAATAGCAAGATCATAATTTGTTACTGCATCTATAACTCGTCCTATTCTTGAATACGAATTTCCAAGTAGGAAGTATACAAAAGCATTCTTTGGATCTATATCAAGAGATTTTTCGAAATAAGAAATAGCATTTTGATAATCATCTTTTTCAAAATAGAGATAACCCAAAAAAGCATATTTTCTAGCTGTTTCATCATTGTCGATTATTTTTAGATAGAGATTTATAGCTCCATCATAATCTCTTTTGTGGTATAAAAGAGTTGCTAGTTGTTCCAATTTTTTATTGTCTTTAGGATTACTAAGAAGTTCATATCTCAGATTTTCCTCAGCTGATGATAAAAATTCCGGATCAAACTGTGCAAATATCTCAGTTGTAAATAAATCTTTTCCCATTATGTTCAACCTCCCCAAAGAGTTTCTATCATATTATAACATATATTTGTATTATATATATAGTTTTTCTTAAAAAAATAAAATGGAAT from Fusobacterium hominis includes the following:
- the glmU gene encoding bifunctional UDP-N-acetylglucosamine diphosphorylase/glucosamine-1-phosphate N-acetyltransferase GlmU; this encodes MNLKTLILAAGKGTRMKSNIPKIVHKVNGIPMISKIITVLEEIGSTENILILGYKKEEVLKVVGENSSYVLQNEQLGTGHAVIQAKDKLKDYDGDVMVVCGDTPLLKPETLKKLYNFHKDSGAVTTILTSIYENPFGYGRIVKENGLVKAIVEEKEANDEVKKIKEVNAGVYCFNSKELFKALNKINNNNEKGEYYLTDVIGIQVNENKKVRSFILEDSMEILGVNSKVELAQAGNILRDRKNISLMEDGVILIDPTNTYIEENVKIGKDTVIYPGAIIQGDTVIGENCEILGTTRIINSKIKNNVKIESSVIEDSILEDGVTMGPFAHLRPKSHLKESVHIGNFVEVKKSTLEKGVKAGHLTYLGDAQVGENTNIGAGTITCNYDGVNKFKTIIGKEAFIGSDSMLVAPVNIGEKALVGAGSVITKDVPDNALAVSRSKQIIKSDWRK
- a CDS encoding J domain-containing protein translates to MVSTAFLIVLIIFILLAFNTGVNRAIAFLPVLGLLFIAILFIGYFFVPIVIMAVVWYLLNKNRPRSNRNTYYWSSSNTQDFEEFFRRAGGTYGGYQQNSGYSNQNNPFGYTENLTKYYQVLGVPEGASKEDIKKAYRDLVKQHHPDKFANNPSEKEYHENRLKEINEAYEKLIKD
- a CDS encoding tetratricopeptide repeat protein; its protein translation is MGKDLFTTEIFAQFDPEFLSSAEENLRYELLSNPKDNKKLEQLATLLYHKRDYDGAINLYLKIIDNDETARKYAFLGYLYFEKDDYQNAISYFEKSLDIDPKNAFVYFLLGNSYSRIGRVIDAVTNYDLAIFLNFDIYKAHVDFAQKYEQMGLFQRALKEYIIAYEIDPRNKEIKNKIESLKSQLR